One part of the Aurantibacillus circumpalustris genome encodes these proteins:
- a CDS encoding TetR/AcrR family transcriptional regulator: MKRTKEDAQLTKESIMESALDVFITKGYSKTTTNNIITKINLTKGAFYFHFNDKEDLFKQVIAKELDFISGLIVDSFIKEGDEKAKVGHLLFNVLDNFYNNKRFRKVILLTWFRVEVEVDCHIMHDKTNFNEFFLEELNKLFVQAHKKGKLRNGIKPLETATHVTALILGIYRMYFVTPKYATNINFSKDILKSYINQIFI, from the coding sequence ATGAAAAGAACTAAAGAAGATGCTCAACTAACTAAGGAAAGCATCATGGAAAGCGCTCTGGATGTATTTATTACAAAAGGTTACTCCAAGACAACCACAAACAATATAATAACTAAGATCAATCTCACTAAAGGCGCTTTCTATTTTCATTTCAATGATAAAGAAGATCTTTTTAAACAAGTAATCGCCAAAGAACTTGACTTTATTTCCGGTCTCATAGTTGACTCTTTTATTAAAGAAGGTGATGAAAAGGCAAAGGTAGGACACTTACTTTTTAATGTTCTTGATAATTTCTACAACAATAAACGATTTAGAAAAGTAATTCTTCTTACCTGGTTCAGAGTTGAAGTGGAAGTTGATTGTCACATCATGCATGATAAAACAAATTTCAATGAGTTCTTTCTTGAGGAATTAAACAAACTCTTCGTTCAAGCTCATAAGAAAGGTAAGCTGAGAAATGGTATTAAACCTTTAGAAACCGCGACACATGTTACTGCATTGATATTAGGCATTTACCGGATGTACTTTGTAACACCAAAATATGCAACAAACATCAACTTCTCAAAAGATATATTGAAATCTTACATCAATCAGATCTTTATTTAA